A window of Pirellula sp. SH-Sr6A contains these coding sequences:
- a CDS encoding OprO/OprP family phosphate-selective porin — protein MTHGAGVTGFLLVLLCFSRVAAQLPDEVSATLPASEVDIEETEALEIPQSPPTTASTLDELVQRLQNAEKRIAEMEISESVDLESTEESKSTRFPDESKRRLEELWSNHQDKKNSNRPSVQMFGRMHLEALGFPNTSPGIANFENPITGTDVEDRIQFRRIRLGAQGKIRDTGLYRIEFDLGNPSRSTFRDTYVGFEELPVFQTLLIGNQKRPFGLDAWNSNQHVVFFERPLVINAFNPNFRRLGIESYGHSDGDILNWQFGAFELEDVKGIGRDIGSPLHFSLNARFATAPWYDETSEGRSYWHLGVANMYATTASSLSASGNNGDLASFNVRPELQTTNPWIDTGTLLGATDYNSTGLETVLNLGSLQLQGEYLTTTVDRQRDSYLNFHGGYLQAAYFLTGEYMPWDRKSGRLARPKPRKNFFAVRNRRDPAETGWGAWQIAARWSYLSLCDRDVQGGRQEDITLGLNWYWTTHSKLMLNLVDGRIQDRTPINGFSNGTFTGAGIRILMDF, from the coding sequence ATGACACATGGAGCTGGGGTAACTGGATTCCTACTCGTACTACTGTGCTTCAGTCGCGTCGCTGCGCAATTGCCTGACGAAGTATCGGCTACCCTTCCAGCCTCAGAAGTAGACATCGAAGAAACAGAAGCCTTGGAAATTCCTCAGAGTCCTCCCACAACCGCTTCGACACTCGACGAACTCGTTCAAAGACTGCAGAACGCGGAGAAGCGGATCGCGGAAATGGAGATCTCAGAATCTGTTGACCTAGAATCGACAGAGGAATCGAAATCGACGCGCTTTCCTGACGAGTCCAAACGAAGACTCGAAGAACTGTGGTCGAATCATCAAGACAAAAAGAACAGCAACCGTCCTTCAGTTCAGATGTTCGGACGGATGCATCTGGAGGCACTAGGATTTCCAAACACATCGCCCGGTATCGCAAACTTTGAAAACCCAATCACGGGCACGGACGTTGAGGACAGGATTCAATTCCGTCGGATTCGTTTGGGCGCGCAAGGTAAAATACGGGACACGGGGCTTTATCGTATCGAGTTCGACTTAGGCAACCCGAGCCGCAGCACATTTCGGGATACTTATGTTGGGTTCGAGGAATTGCCCGTCTTTCAGACCTTGTTGATTGGAAATCAGAAGCGACCGTTCGGCCTGGATGCTTGGAATAGCAATCAACATGTTGTTTTTTTCGAACGTCCGCTGGTAATCAATGCATTCAATCCAAACTTCCGTCGACTGGGTATCGAGTCCTATGGACACTCTGACGGAGACATTCTGAATTGGCAATTCGGTGCCTTTGAACTGGAGGATGTCAAAGGTATCGGGCGGGATATCGGTAGTCCGCTGCATTTCAGCCTCAATGCACGATTCGCAACAGCACCTTGGTACGACGAAACGTCGGAGGGACGAAGCTATTGGCACCTCGGTGTCGCGAATATGTACGCAACAACGGCGTCGAGCTTAAGTGCATCTGGGAACAACGGCGACTTGGCCAGTTTCAATGTTCGACCTGAGTTGCAGACGACGAACCCATGGATCGACACGGGCACCTTGCTCGGTGCAACAGATTACAATTCCACCGGCTTGGAGACCGTACTGAACCTGGGTTCCCTTCAGTTGCAGGGCGAATACCTGACGACAACTGTCGATCGGCAAAGGGATAGCTACCTAAATTTTCATGGCGGCTATTTGCAAGCAGCCTATTTCTTAACCGGCGAATACATGCCGTGGGATCGCAAATCAGGCCGATTAGCTCGCCCCAAACCGCGTAAGAATTTCTTCGCTGTCCGAAATCGTCGAGATCCAGCCGAGACAGGTTGGGGAGCATGGCAAATCGCCGCACGTTGGTCATACCTCTCGTTGTGCGACCGGGATGTCCAAGGAGGCCGTCAAGAAGATATCACCCTTGGCTTGAACTGGTACTGGACGACTCACAGCAAGCTAATGCTGAATCTTGTCGATGGTCGAATCCAGGATCGCACACCAATCAATGGTTTTTCAAACGGAACTTTTACGGGCGCAGGCATACGCATTCTGATGGACTTCTAG
- the bioA gene encoding adenosylmethionine--8-amino-7-oxononanoate transaminase, whose product MLHSNLRGDESAYSEQEIRWLQSVDRETVWHAFSQMADYDGLIIDRGEGNWLIDIQGNRYLDAASSLWCNVHGHSHPRINQAIVEQLAKVAHVTNLGMSHPETIRLADRLIRLAPDSLEHVFFCCDGASAVEVAMKMAFQFWKQSGAGQDERNQFLVLGNAYHGDTIGTVSVGGVERFHRLFGPLLFPVLRGPCPTGSRIVPHQNDFLLASYLREYRLLFEQHAREIAAVIVEPLLQCAAGMVFHPPGFLSGMAALCREFDTLLIVDEIAVGMGRCGRMFACEYESVQPDVLCIGKGLTGGYLPMSAALTSGRVFDAFLGDSTRTLYHGHTYGGNPLSAAAANATLDLTQAVLEQGVMGERVDRMDSELRAVQSMGCVQRVDYLGMLGAIEWNAPSYQLGCQAVRRVCDELHREGIWLRPLGNTLPIVPPLSITDDELSMLFIKIRQAVQQVAASMT is encoded by the coding sequence ATGTTGCATTCGAATTTGAGAGGCGATGAGTCCGCTTACAGCGAGCAGGAGATACGGTGGCTGCAGTCCGTTGATCGGGAAACCGTTTGGCATGCTTTTTCGCAGATGGCTGATTACGATGGGTTGATCATCGATCGAGGAGAAGGCAACTGGCTCATCGATATCCAAGGAAATCGCTATTTGGACGCTGCCAGTTCCCTTTGGTGCAACGTGCATGGCCACTCCCATCCACGTATCAATCAAGCTATCGTCGAGCAGCTCGCGAAGGTCGCTCATGTTACCAATCTCGGGATGAGCCATCCCGAGACCATACGACTAGCTGATCGATTGATTCGATTGGCGCCCGATTCGCTAGAACACGTTTTCTTCTGTTGCGATGGGGCCAGCGCTGTCGAAGTTGCTATGAAGATGGCATTCCAGTTTTGGAAGCAGTCGGGGGCCGGTCAAGACGAGCGGAACCAGTTTCTCGTGCTCGGAAATGCTTACCACGGCGATACGATTGGTACCGTTTCGGTCGGAGGGGTCGAGCGATTCCATCGATTGTTCGGTCCCCTACTTTTCCCTGTTCTACGAGGGCCTTGTCCCACTGGCTCCCGCATCGTTCCTCACCAGAACGATTTCCTGCTGGCATCCTATCTCAGGGAGTATCGGCTCCTGTTTGAGCAACATGCCCGTGAGATTGCAGCGGTGATCGTCGAGCCATTGCTTCAGTGCGCGGCAGGCATGGTCTTTCATCCACCCGGTTTTCTAAGTGGGATGGCAGCTCTTTGTCGGGAGTTCGATACGTTGCTTATCGTCGATGAGATTGCAGTAGGGATGGGACGCTGTGGAAGGATGTTCGCCTGCGAATATGAATCGGTGCAGCCAGATGTTCTATGCATAGGGAAGGGGCTAACGGGTGGCTATTTGCCTATGAGTGCAGCATTGACGTCGGGGCGAGTCTTTGACGCGTTCCTTGGCGACTCGACTCGTACCCTTTATCACGGTCATACCTATGGTGGGAATCCACTCTCTGCGGCTGCTGCCAATGCAACCCTTGATTTAACTCAAGCGGTACTTGAGCAAGGAGTGATGGGGGAAAGAGTGGATCGAATGGACTCGGAGCTGCGTGCGGTACAGTCAATGGGGTGTGTCCAACGCGTGGACTATTTGGGGATGCTGGGGGCGATCGAATGGAATGCCCCCAGCTACCAGCTAGGATGCCAGGCCGTCCGACGCGTGTGTGACGAATTGCATCGGGAGGGTATTTGGCTTCGCCCTCTCGGCAATACCCTGCCCATTGTTCCGCCTCTGTCCATTACCGACGATGAATTGTCGATGCTGTTTATCAAGATTCGACAAGCCGTCCAGCAAGTCGCTGCCTCGATGACCTAA
- a CDS encoding YceH family protein: MDQDESASIDDSFSNPTHAPTQPAEDARDWKPLTAKQRRVLGTLMEKSKTTPDAYPMSFTGLATGCNQKSNREPITNYSAEQIETIVDELRALGAVTIVQGSGRVTKVRHYAYNWIGLNKTEAAVLTELLLRGEQTIGELRTRASRMEPIADLSQMQQIFDELKRRDLVLELTPPGRGQLVSHNLYPEWERDQLLAKCVGKGGSAAEDDEPSTSAGTQSAVLAPSAANSKVMDEIEQLKLLIGGLNERLTHIEKELGI; encoded by the coding sequence GTGGATCAAGATGAATCGGCATCGATAGATGATTCCTTTTCCAACCCTACCCATGCTCCGACGCAACCTGCGGAGGATGCTCGGGATTGGAAACCTCTCACAGCCAAGCAACGTCGCGTTCTGGGGACGCTCATGGAGAAGTCAAAAACGACTCCAGACGCCTATCCCATGTCCTTCACAGGATTGGCCACCGGGTGCAATCAAAAAAGCAATCGCGAGCCGATAACCAATTACTCCGCGGAGCAAATCGAAACAATTGTGGACGAGCTGCGGGCACTCGGTGCGGTGACGATTGTTCAAGGATCGGGACGCGTTACCAAGGTTCGTCATTACGCGTACAACTGGATCGGGCTTAACAAAACCGAGGCCGCTGTGTTGACCGAGTTGCTGCTGCGGGGTGAACAAACGATCGGCGAGCTTCGTACGCGTGCTTCGAGAATGGAGCCCATTGCAGATCTCTCGCAGATGCAGCAAATTTTTGACGAGCTTAAGCGACGAGATTTGGTTCTCGAACTCACGCCCCCTGGACGCGGCCAATTGGTCTCGCACAATCTCTATCCAGAATGGGAACGAGATCAACTGTTAGCAAAGTGTGTCGGAAAAGGAGGATCTGCGGCCGAGGATGACGAGCCCTCAACCTCCGCGGGCACCCAATCGGCCGTGCTCGCCCCCTCCGCGGCGAACTCGAAAGTGATGGACGAGATCGAGCAGCTCAAGCTGCTAATCGGAGGATTGAACGAGCGCTTGACGCATATCGAAAAAGAACTTGGTATTTAG
- a CDS encoding ATP-binding protein, translated as MSLINRVSIFFLSALAVILCIYSFVFYSVTFRYIENQFASELRGVLSSLVAAAEVEETEVKWQPKEHAIHFGTQDEFGEVQWIVVGDEVQIVECSRVADDRLLAVAYKNQFLGRMDDGEVRTRNLEGWIFMSERVVAPNPQRLEREPDEFDQLTVTVGRSSVPRDAIYFRLLVFVTSLPLLAWSIAAFMGRWFVRKALLPVADMSRQAQVISGTDFKARLVFHYAGDELTELGTAFNRLLDRQQIAFDQQRRFAGDAAHELRTPLTVLLGQIEVTLRRPRGVSEYQSNLELLRGQTRYLQEIVESLLFLARSESDSESPPLRRIELQYWLESQSATWVAPTRSNDLQLDIRLSKTTCVLATPALLGRVIDNIVSNALKYSAPGSPIIVRAEEREGEAVIEVIDEGHGIAHEDMPRLFEPFFRSQDVRRRGIAGSGLGLAIAKRIATALGGRLECDRRSPRGTCFRLCLSIDNFKLESR; from the coding sequence ATGAGTTTGATCAATCGCGTTAGCATTTTCTTTCTCTCCGCCTTAGCGGTCATCCTATGTATCTATTCGTTCGTTTTTTATTCCGTCACTTTCAGATACATTGAAAATCAATTCGCGAGCGAACTTCGTGGGGTGCTATCTTCATTGGTCGCGGCCGCCGAAGTTGAAGAGACGGAAGTGAAGTGGCAACCGAAGGAACATGCAATCCATTTTGGAACGCAAGACGAATTCGGTGAAGTTCAGTGGATTGTGGTTGGCGATGAGGTACAGATCGTCGAATGTTCTCGTGTAGCGGATGATCGTCTGTTAGCGGTTGCATATAAAAACCAATTCCTGGGTCGAATGGACGATGGGGAAGTGAGGACTCGAAACTTGGAGGGGTGGATATTCATGAGTGAAAGAGTCGTCGCTCCGAATCCCCAACGGCTGGAACGGGAACCCGATGAATTTGATCAGCTGACCGTCACGGTTGGACGCTCTTCCGTACCCCGTGACGCAATTTACTTCCGGCTACTAGTATTTGTCACGTCGCTTCCTTTATTGGCTTGGTCTATTGCAGCCTTTATGGGAAGGTGGTTTGTCCGAAAGGCATTACTTCCCGTGGCCGACATGTCTAGGCAAGCGCAAGTGATTTCAGGAACCGACTTCAAGGCAAGGTTGGTATTTCATTATGCGGGCGACGAACTAACCGAGCTGGGAACAGCATTCAATCGTCTTTTAGATCGACAACAAATTGCTTTTGATCAGCAGAGGCGTTTTGCTGGCGATGCTGCGCATGAGTTGCGGACTCCGTTGACAGTCCTGTTGGGGCAAATTGAAGTCACGCTGCGACGTCCTCGAGGTGTTTCCGAGTATCAATCGAATCTGGAACTATTGCGAGGACAGACTCGGTATTTGCAGGAGATCGTCGAGTCGTTGTTATTCCTGGCACGGAGTGAGTCGGACTCTGAATCACCTCCATTGCGTCGGATCGAACTGCAATATTGGCTCGAGAGTCAATCGGCGACATGGGTTGCGCCCACTCGAAGCAATGACCTGCAACTGGACATTCGATTGAGCAAAACCACTTGTGTACTAGCAACGCCTGCCTTGTTGGGGAGGGTGATCGACAACATTGTTTCCAACGCATTGAAGTATAGTGCCCCTGGTTCGCCTATCATCGTGCGAGCTGAAGAGAGAGAGGGCGAGGCGGTCATCGAGGTCATTGACGAGGGGCATGGAATCGCCCATGAGGATATGCCTCGACTGTTTGAACCTTTTTTTCGGTCGCAAGACGTGCGCCGTCGTGGTATTGCAGGGAGCGGACTCGGACTCGCGATCGCCAAACGCATTGCGACGGCACTTGGTGGCCGTTTGGAGTGTGATAGAAGATCGCCTCGCGGTACATGTTTCCGTCTATGTCTATCCATCGACAATTTCAAATTGGAATCTCGATAG
- a CDS encoding EAL domain-containing protein produces MMNCETIACANSCWTLVEFGPGEQQKRSIALQQRSLVVGRTADADVCIPEVSVSKRHARISFDENEMWVEDLQSTNGTFLNCHPVQRSSVCEGDLLQFGNALFRVGKEDRSDAGATHEQGILPWAQTLLHFDTLLSKRAVIPFFQPIITMAERKPIAHELLVRSKLEGLTTPANIFSAADRLGQNATLSEMIREEGLSVAARSQHADSNYFLNTHPCEVVNDRLLDSLFRLRMQYPNTRITLEIHEASVTDPRSIGKLRDTLSDLSMQLSYDDFGAGQGRLLELGEQPPDVLKFDMQLIRDIDQAPGSRQELLAALVRLSRDLGTIPLAEGVETEAEHRVCVAMGFELGQGFLYGRPAPFPAPDC; encoded by the coding sequence ATGATGAACTGTGAGACGATTGCATGTGCCAATAGCTGTTGGACCTTGGTGGAATTTGGTCCTGGGGAACAGCAAAAGAGGTCGATAGCGCTTCAGCAGCGTTCCCTTGTCGTCGGACGAACCGCCGACGCAGACGTTTGTATTCCGGAGGTCTCCGTCTCCAAACGCCACGCGCGGATTTCTTTCGACGAGAACGAAATGTGGGTGGAAGACCTGCAGAGCACAAATGGTACGTTTTTGAACTGCCATCCCGTGCAGCGCAGTTCGGTTTGCGAAGGGGATTTGCTTCAGTTCGGTAATGCGCTTTTTCGCGTTGGAAAGGAAGATCGATCCGATGCAGGAGCCACGCATGAGCAAGGCATTCTTCCCTGGGCACAAACACTTCTGCATTTTGATACCTTGCTTTCCAAGCGAGCGGTGATTCCATTTTTTCAGCCCATCATCACGATGGCGGAGAGAAAGCCCATCGCGCACGAGTTACTCGTACGAAGCAAGCTAGAAGGGCTCACAACTCCGGCAAACATATTCAGCGCAGCCGATCGTTTGGGCCAGAACGCGACCTTGAGCGAGATGATTCGAGAGGAGGGCCTATCCGTAGCCGCTCGCTCGCAACATGCCGATTCGAACTATTTCTTGAACACGCATCCGTGTGAAGTGGTGAACGATCGGCTTCTTGACTCGCTCTTTCGATTGAGGATGCAGTATCCGAATACCCGTATCACACTTGAAATCCACGAAGCATCTGTGACCGATCCAAGGTCCATCGGTAAATTGCGAGACACGCTTTCCGACTTATCCATGCAGCTCTCGTACGACGATTTCGGGGCTGGCCAAGGTAGATTGCTCGAACTGGGAGAACAACCACCCGATGTACTCAAATTCGACATGCAGTTGATTCGGGACATCGATCAAGCTCCGGGTTCCAGGCAGGAGCTGTTAGCCGCTTTAGTACGACTATCCCGAGATCTGGGAACCATACCGCTCGCTGAAGGTGTAGAAACCGAAGCCGAGCATAGAGTCTGCGTCGCAATGGGGTTTGAGCTGGGGCAAGGTTTCCTTTACGGTCGCCCCGCCCCTTTCCCGGCACCCGACTGCTAA
- the pheA gene encoding prephenate dehydratase, with the protein MDLKRELGQVDGAIVELLAKRIDLLRQIAEDSSEGTQLPGLATHCHESLRRALEVCHPDQRYLAERVVPFIAGVSFQHAIKPTRIAYLGPEYSYSYSAARKYFGADDGFQAVQTIGAVFEEIQRGQSTYGVVPIENSTDGRIVDTLTMFIRRPVRICGEVLLPIHHNLLAKCGRSEIKEVYSKPQALSQCRAWLAEHLPNARWVEVASTAVAAQIATHTVGAAAVASRDAGIALGLDLIAESIEDNQNNITRFAIIGNDEPAPSSNDKTSLMFQVPHKPGALADVMLMFRDNGLNLTWIESFPVPGVANEYFFFVELDGHRSQSHVENAIRSLEKAAIRLNCLGSYPKGVTVR; encoded by the coding sequence ATGGATTTAAAACGAGAATTAGGACAGGTCGACGGAGCTATCGTCGAGTTGCTTGCGAAGCGGATCGACTTGCTTCGGCAAATTGCGGAGGATTCTTCCGAGGGGACACAGTTGCCCGGTTTGGCGACGCACTGTCATGAGTCCCTTCGTCGAGCATTGGAAGTGTGTCATCCTGACCAACGGTACCTTGCCGAACGGGTCGTTCCCTTTATAGCGGGAGTATCGTTTCAACACGCTATAAAGCCGACTCGCATCGCCTATCTGGGACCGGAGTACTCGTATTCCTACTCGGCTGCTCGCAAGTACTTCGGGGCGGACGACGGATTTCAGGCGGTTCAAACCATCGGAGCCGTGTTTGAAGAGATCCAGAGAGGGCAATCGACCTATGGAGTTGTCCCGATTGAGAACTCGACCGACGGACGGATTGTCGACACCCTCACCATGTTCATACGCCGTCCTGTTCGGATCTGCGGCGAGGTGCTCCTGCCGATCCATCACAATCTCTTGGCGAAGTGCGGTCGCTCGGAAATCAAAGAGGTTTATAGCAAACCGCAGGCCCTCTCTCAGTGCAGGGCTTGGTTGGCAGAACATCTACCCAACGCTCGATGGGTGGAGGTGGCGAGCACTGCGGTTGCTGCACAAATTGCCACTCACACGGTAGGAGCCGCTGCGGTCGCGTCCCGCGATGCGGGGATCGCCCTTGGACTGGATCTGATCGCCGAATCGATCGAGGATAATCAGAACAACATCACCCGGTTTGCCATTATCGGAAACGACGAGCCAGCGCCTTCCTCGAATGATAAGACGTCGCTGATGTTTCAAGTTCCTCACAAACCCGGGGCGCTCGCGGATGTCATGCTGATGTTTCGAGACAATGGTCTCAATTTGACTTGGATCGAATCGTTCCCTGTTCCCGGTGTGGCGAACGAGTACTTCTTCTTCGTGGAATTGGATGGGCATCGCTCCCAGTCCCATGTCGAGAACGCGATTCGTTCGCTTGAGAAAGCCGCGATCCGATTGAATTGCCTTGGGTCTTACCCTAAGGGGGTGACGGTCCGCTGA
- the dnaK gene encoding molecular chaperone DnaK, protein MSSGEKIIGIDLGTTNSVVAVMEGSEVKVIPNAEGNRLTPSVVAFTDKSETIVGEPARRQAVTNPRRTVYSVKRFMGRRHSEVESEEKIVPYQVVGGANEYVKVQIGDQQFTPQEISAKVLRKLKEAAEAYLGHRVSKAVITVPAYFNDAQRQATKDAGQIAGLEVARIINEPTAAALAYGLDKKKDQKIIVFDLGGGTFDVSVLEVAMSGDDSTSKVFEVISTSGDTHLGGDDFDQALVNHVANQFQKDNGIDLRKEPMSLQRLQEACEKAKKELSSLPQTDLNLPFITADATGPKHLQMTITRSVFESLVDSLIERCREPVMQALRDAKMKPSDIDEVVLVGGSTRVPKVRQLVKDIFGKEPHQGVNPDEVVAVGAAIQGSVLSGDRKDVLLLDVTPLTLGIETEGGVLTALIERNTTVPVEKKQVFSTAADGQTAVTVSVFQGERKMAQQNRLLGQFNLEGIEPQPRGVPQIEVKFDIDQNGILNVSAKDLKSSKQASVKIEQSSGLSKDEIERMRREAELHADEDKKFVELAEAKNLAENMIHTLEKMMNEQGEKLSASDREPLQAAIKKVRDAITTNETAAIKSATAELEQSAQAFRAAVGAQASSAAPAGEAKNPDDDAIDAEFEVKN, encoded by the coding sequence ATGTCATCCGGTGAAAAGATTATTGGAATCGACTTGGGAACCACAAACTCCGTGGTCGCGGTCATGGAAGGCTCCGAGGTCAAGGTGATCCCGAATGCCGAAGGAAACCGCCTCACCCCTAGCGTGGTTGCCTTCACCGACAAGAGCGAAACGATCGTCGGTGAACCTGCTCGCCGTCAAGCTGTTACGAATCCCCGTCGCACCGTTTATTCGGTCAAGCGATTCATGGGACGACGCCACTCGGAAGTGGAGTCGGAAGAGAAGATTGTTCCGTACCAAGTCGTCGGAGGGGCCAACGAATACGTCAAGGTTCAGATCGGCGATCAGCAATTCACTCCGCAAGAAATCTCCGCCAAAGTCCTCCGCAAATTGAAGGAAGCTGCGGAAGCTTACCTGGGGCACCGAGTTTCCAAAGCCGTTATCACGGTTCCCGCGTACTTCAATGATGCTCAGCGTCAAGCCACGAAGGACGCTGGTCAGATCGCTGGTTTGGAAGTGGCTCGAATTATCAATGAGCCCACCGCCGCTGCCCTGGCCTATGGATTGGACAAGAAAAAGGATCAAAAGATCATCGTCTTCGACTTGGGGGGCGGTACGTTTGACGTGTCGGTCTTGGAAGTCGCCATGAGCGGCGATGATAGCACGAGCAAAGTCTTCGAGGTGATCAGCACCAGTGGGGACACGCACCTCGGTGGTGACGACTTTGACCAAGCGTTGGTGAACCATGTGGCAAACCAATTCCAAAAAGACAACGGCATCGACCTGCGAAAAGAACCGATGTCGCTTCAGCGTCTTCAAGAGGCTTGCGAAAAGGCCAAAAAGGAATTGAGCTCGCTTCCGCAAACCGACCTCAATCTGCCGTTCATCACCGCAGATGCGACTGGCCCTAAACACTTGCAAATGACCATCACTCGCAGCGTGTTCGAGTCGCTGGTCGATTCGTTGATCGAGCGATGCCGCGAACCCGTCATGCAAGCGCTTCGCGATGCAAAGATGAAACCATCCGACATTGACGAAGTCGTGTTGGTCGGTGGATCGACCCGTGTTCCGAAGGTGCGACAGCTCGTGAAGGACATCTTCGGCAAGGAACCACACCAAGGGGTAAACCCGGATGAAGTGGTTGCCGTCGGAGCCGCGATTCAAGGCAGTGTTCTGTCCGGTGATCGCAAGGACGTTCTCCTTCTCGATGTGACCCCGTTGACCTTGGGGATCGAAACCGAAGGTGGAGTGCTCACCGCCTTGATTGAGAGGAACACAACGGTTCCTGTGGAAAAGAAGCAAGTCTTCTCGACCGCCGCCGATGGGCAAACTGCAGTGACGGTGAGTGTCTTCCAAGGGGAACGCAAAATGGCCCAGCAAAACCGATTGCTCGGTCAATTCAACTTGGAAGGAATCGAGCCGCAACCTCGCGGTGTTCCCCAAATCGAAGTGAAGTTTGACATCGACCAAAACGGGATCCTAAACGTTTCGGCGAAGGACTTGAAGTCGAGCAAGCAAGCGAGCGTCAAGATCGAGCAATCGAGCGGTCTTAGCAAAGACGAAATCGAACGCATGCGTCGCGAGGCTGAATTGCACGCGGACGAAGACAAGAAGTTCGTCGAGCTTGCGGAAGCAAAGAACCTTGCAGAGAACATGATTCATACTCTGGAAAAGATGATGAACGAGCAGGGAGAAAAACTTTCGGCGAGCGACCGAGAGCCACTTCAGGCCGCCATCAAGAAGGTTCGCGATGCGATTACAACCAACGAGACCGCCGCAATCAAATCTGCGACCGCTGAGTTGGAACAATCGGCTCAGGCTTTCCGGGCAGCAGTGGGAGCGCAGGCCTCCAGCGCTGCACCTGCGGGTGAAGCGAAGAATCCGGACGACGATGCGATCGACGCCGAATTCGAAGTGAAGAACTAA
- a CDS encoding metal-dependent hydrolase, with protein MNIEATWLGHSTWMITQGDHRVLIDPFVNDNPSCHVRDTDLNPTHICISHGHFDHIADAASIANRVGCPIYANYEIATWLSTQHGVKHAVGMNIGGKVKTDFGTLQLTPAIHSSGLPDGSYGGLAGGLFLTFERDEWSHHLYYLGDTALFSDLKLMQRNRVDTVIVPIGDLFTMGLEDSVLAVEWVGAKNAFPTHYNTWPPIAQDPHRWANLIKQSTSAKPFVPVVDTPVIIE; from the coding sequence ATGAACATCGAAGCAACATGGCTAGGACATTCGACTTGGATGATCACCCAGGGGGACCATCGCGTATTGATCGACCCATTCGTCAACGACAACCCTTCGTGCCATGTTCGCGACACCGACTTGAACCCCACCCACATATGTATTTCCCATGGGCACTTTGACCATATCGCAGACGCAGCGTCCATCGCCAATCGTGTAGGGTGCCCCATCTACGCCAATTATGAGATCGCAACATGGCTCTCGACGCAGCATGGCGTGAAGCACGCGGTTGGGATGAACATTGGAGGGAAAGTTAAAACCGATTTCGGCACGCTCCAACTTACTCCCGCGATCCATTCGTCCGGACTTCCAGATGGATCCTATGGAGGACTGGCTGGAGGTTTGTTCCTCACGTTCGAACGCGATGAATGGAGTCATCACCTCTATTACCTTGGTGATACGGCCCTGTTTAGCGATCTCAAATTGATGCAACGAAATCGAGTCGATACGGTGATTGTTCCAATCGGGGATCTCTTCACGATGGGACTCGAAGACTCCGTGCTCGCGGTGGAATGGGTCGGTGCCAAGAATGCGTTTCCGACCCACTACAACACATGGCCCCCCATCGCACAGGACCCACACCGTTGGGCCAATCTCATTAAGCAATCCACCAGTGCGAAGCCGTTCGTCCCCGTCGTAGATACGCCTGTCATCATCGAGTAA
- a CDS encoding response regulator transcription factor, whose protein sequence is MSICILVIEDEPGIADFLLRGLTEEGYVVSHAADGNHARLRLQIETWDLIILDWWLPGEDGLQLLKRFRQRDRSTPVLFLTARDGVSERVKGLDSGADDYLTKPFSFEELLARVRSLLRRQGQADSIHLEYAKIRIDLTQQRATREGAPIDLTAKELSLLSMFLRNPEQVLSRTRIYKSVWDENFDGLSNTLEVHIKDLRRKLEKYGPRVIHTRRGQGYVLELQRVDE, encoded by the coding sequence ATGAGCATTTGTATCCTAGTTATCGAAGATGAGCCAGGCATTGCCGACTTTCTGTTGCGAGGGTTGACAGAAGAAGGCTACGTTGTATCCCACGCCGCGGACGGTAATCATGCTCGGTTGCGTTTGCAAATCGAAACTTGGGACTTGATCATTCTCGATTGGTGGCTTCCGGGCGAAGATGGGTTACAGCTTCTAAAGCGATTTCGTCAACGAGATCGCTCTACTCCTGTGTTGTTCCTAACTGCACGCGATGGTGTTAGCGAGCGTGTCAAAGGGCTCGATTCGGGAGCCGATGACTATCTCACCAAACCCTTTTCATTTGAAGAACTTCTTGCTCGTGTGCGTTCTCTTCTGCGGCGGCAGGGGCAGGCCGATTCTATTCACTTGGAGTATGCGAAGATTCGCATCGACCTAACGCAGCAGCGTGCCACACGCGAGGGGGCTCCGATCGATTTAACCGCCAAGGAACTTTCGCTCCTGTCCATGTTCCTTCGGAATCCAGAACAAGTACTATCACGTACGAGGATTTACAAATCGGTATGGGACGAAAACTTTGACGGGCTCTCCAATACACTGGAAGTCCACATTAAAGACCTGCGTCGAAAATTAGAGAAATACGGACCACGTGTTATTCACACCCGGCGAGGCCAAGGCTATGTATTGGAACTGCAGCGAGTTGACGAATGA